From a region of the Impatiens glandulifera chromosome 4, dImpGla2.1, whole genome shotgun sequence genome:
- the LOC124935040 gene encoding putative MO25-like protein At5g47540: MKQAGGVVVAAELLCDHTIFSEGEVPKSATIGLCASTPKSQSLVRGASPQLAIQRLASPEKGDVENKSVKAIVKPKPGTPADLVRQAHDLLIYVDQNNDTRATKREEKMLELGKVIRELKVILYGNSEAEPVSEACAQLTREFFKENTMRLFIICLPKLNLETRKDATQVIANLQRQPVNSRLIACDYLEVNTDLMDILVNGYEEPDMALHYGAMLRECIRHQSVARYVLESKHMKKLFDYIQLPNFDIAADAAATFKELLTRHKTTVAEFLSKNYDWFFAEYNSKLLESPNYITRRQAIKLLGDMLLDRSNSAVMTRYVSSRDNLRILMNLLRESSKTIQIEAFHVFKLFAANQHKPLDIVNILIANRSKLLRLFADFKTDKEDEQFEADKAQVVKEIAALEPKDHP; encoded by the exons ATGAAGCAAGCTGGTGGTGTGGTAGTAGCAGCTGAACTATTGTGTG ACCATACAATCTTCAGTGAAGGGGAAGTTCCAAAGTCAGCAACCATAGGTCTCTGCGCGTCAACCCCTAAGTCTCAATCTCTGGTGCGCGGAGCCTCGCCGCAATTGGCGATTCAGAGGCTCGCGTCGCCGGAGAAGGGAGATGTCGAGAATAAGAGTGTGAAGGCTATAGTCAAGCCCAAACCTGGGACGCCAGCTGACCTTGTCCGCCAGGCTCACGATCTTCTCATCTATGTTGATCAAAATAACGACACTCGTGCAACCAAGCGCGAAGAGAAG ATGTTGGAGTTGGGCAAGGTTATCCGTGAGCTAAAAGTAATTCTTTATGGAAATAGTGAAGCTGAGCCAGTATCTGAAGCTTGTGCACAATTAACAAGGGAGTTCTTCAAAGAGAACACTATGCGTTTGTTCATTATCTGTCTTCCAAAACTTAACTTAGAG ACCCGTAAAGATGCTACTCAAGTAATTGCAAACTTGCAAAGGCAACCAGTCAATTCGCGGTTGATTGCTTGCGATTACTTAGAAGTGAACACAGATTTGATGGATATCTTGGTAAATGG TTATGAGGAGCCAGATATGGCCCTACATTATGGTGCAATGTTGAGGGAATGTATACGCCACCAGAGTGTTGCAAG ATATGTTTTGGAGTCGAAACATATGAAGAAATTATTTGACTACATACAGCTTCCAAATTTTGACATTGCTGCTGATGCTGCTGCAACTTTCAAG GAACTCTTGACAAGGCACAAAACGACTGTAGCTGAATTCCTTTCCAAGAACTATGATTGG tTTTTTGCAGAGTATAATTCGAAGCTGCTTGAATCTCCTAACTATATTACCAGAAGACAAGCTATTAAG TTGTTGGGGGACATGCTGTTGGATCGCTCAAATTCTGCTGTTATGACGCGCTATGTGAGTTCAAGGGACAATCTAAGGATACTAATGAATCTTCTCAGG GAATCAAGCAAGACCATCCAGATAGAAGCTTTTCATGTCTTTAAG TTATTTGCTGCCAATCAACATAAGCCGCTGGATATTGTTAATATTCTTATCGCAAATAGGAGTAAACTCCTGAGGCTGTTCGCTGATTTCAAGACAGATAAAG AGGATGAACAGTTTGAAGCAGATAAAGCTCAAGTTGTTAAGGAAATTGCAGCACTTGAGCCGAAAGATCATCCTTGA